Genomic window (uncultured Methanobrevibacter sp.):
ACAACATTATTTTTAGAATCAAGATATATTGCTCCACCTTTGTCATTGGCATGATTTTTAGTAAAGATGCAACCAATAAACTTAAGATTAGGACATGTGGATTCCGAATATGCTGCACCACCCTGTTCTGATACCTTATTGCCAGTAAAATTACAATATGAAATAGTTCCTCCATTAATATTTTTAGAGAAAAATATTGCACCACCATATTTACAGTAATGTTCATTGCCAACATATCCATTATTATTGAATGAACACCTAGTTATTTGAATAGAAGTTTTAGGAGTTTCCTGGTTATTCATCACAAATATTGCACCACCCTGGTTATAACGACCAGTCCCCAGGTAATTAGAATCAAAAATACAATCCTCAATTCTAGTATTCTCACCGTTAACTGATATTGCACCCCCAATACGGTCAGCATGATTGCCAATGAATGTGCATCCTTTAACTAAAACACCATCAGCCGCCTTAAAAACATAAATGGCACCCCCATGCTTAAAACTCTCCACATTAATGCCTCTTCCAGCACGATTATTAACAAAAACTGAATCTATTATTTTGGCCTGACTCCTCGCTACATATACTGCACCGCCATCTCCTGCAGTACAATTTTCAAAACGACAAGATTTAACAGTAATCGGAGCACTAGAATAAATGGCACCACCCGAACTAGATGCACCAGAAAATATTTGAGAAAAAGTCTCCATTTTAACAACTTTAGTTCTAGGAAAAGCAACACAATTTGTAAAAGTACAATTAATAATATATGATTCATACTTCCCACTTACAACAATTGCACCTCCATTATTCCCATTCTCCGGTTTTGTAAAATTACAATTGGAAATTATAAAAGGACCCGCTGCCTTAGTATTTTTAATAATTCCATTTATTCCATTTATAAAATTAATATTTTTTATTTGCAAGTAGGCTGATGAGGGAGGATGATTTATTTTAAAAGCATATGCATAAACGAAAATAGTATGTCCCCTACCATCAAGTGTAATCGCTTTCGTAAATTCAATAGTATGAGAAGAACCTAGACGTATATTGTAATCCTTATCCAAGGTTACTGTTGAGCCCGGTTTAGCATCTTTAATTAACTTCGCCAATTCATCAGAAGTTCCCATTTTTGAATCAGATAACTGATCATCATTACTTACATTTAAAACTTCTTCCCCACCGGAAAATCTGAGTTTCGAATCATCTTCTTGAGAAGAAGTATAATTATCCTTTATTGAAGAATCATCATTGACAGCACATAAAGCATCCACCTGAAAATCAGATCCCTCCAAACTTAATCCATCATTTTCCAAATTCGTTGCATTGTCCATTTCATTTGCGCTAACAAACGATACTGAACACATCAATACCAAAATGGCAATGACAAACATAATCTTATAATTCTTGATAAATTCTACCCCCATTAAATATAATATGAGATGTATTTTTATGAAAGAAAGTATATATAAATTAGGTTAAAAAAACAATATTTTCAAAAAAAAATAATAAAAATGAAGAAAAATACATCAGAGTAGTATTTCGTTTGATTAAAAAAAAAAGAAGGATAAAATAATTATCCTTTTATTAAATTAACAGCAGTTTGGATAGCTTCATCCATTTTATCTGCGTTTTTACCTGCACCTTGTGCTAAAGTTAAGCGACCACCGCCGCCACCACCTAAAACACCTGCGGCAGTTTTTATAATTTTATTGATTTTTATATCATTGTCAATTGCATTCTGGGAAGCTGCTCCAACAATTTTACCATCACCGTTTCCCATAATAACTACATCCGCCTTTCCATTATCGGTAAAGTCAGTAGCTATTTTTTGAAGTTCCTTAATGTCTGTTTCCATTTTCTCGGAAATTACCTTCAAGCCATTGATTTCAACAAAGTCATCAGCAAGAGAATTCATTTTAAGTGATGCGATTTCTGATTTCAAACGATCAATCTCATTTTTCTGTGATTTCCATTCACTGAAGAACCTGTCACAAGTTTTTGGCAATTGATTGTTTTCAACTTTGAAAATAGCTGAACTTTCCCTTAGCAATTCATTATCATGTTGCATTGAATCGATTGCAGCAAGACCTGCTGAGAAATCAATCCTTTCAACACCATCCTGAACCCTTTCGGTTTTGTTGATTTTGATTGGTCCGACTACACCAGTTCTTAAGACATGTGTACCTGCACAGGCCTGTACATCAACGCCAGGAACTTTTACAACACGAATCATTTTGCCTGGAACGATACCCCCTTGGTAAAGTACGAATCCATACAATTCCTGAGCTTCATCACGGGTATGGAACTGGATGTCCAAGTCAATGTTGTCCATCACATATTCATTGGCAAGCTTTTCAATTTCATTCAGCTCTTCCTGTGTGATGCGCTTGTAGTGTGACAAGTCAATACGTGCTCTTGTTAATCCATTTTGTGATCCTGCCTGCCAAACGTGCTGACCCAGTACTTTTCTTGCAGCTGCAATGACCAGGTGAGTTCCTGTGTGGTGGCGTGCAAGAGTTATTCTTCTTGTCCAGTCAAGTTTTCCTGTGACTTTTTTGCCAACAACATCATCAGAAATGTCTTCATCTACATGATGCAATACAACATTATCAATCTTTTCAGCATGCTTCATGTTAATGTCATTTCCATCGATGGAAACTAAACCTATGTCTGAAGGTTGACCCCCTCCTTCAGGGTAAAATACTGTTTTATCGAAGATTAAACATTTGTCTCCATCTTTTTCAACTACGCCCAAAATTTCCGCTTCAAATTCTTTTTGGTAGAAATCTTTATAGAACAACAAATCGGTTTCAGGGAAGTCTAGTTCAAATGTGGATTTTTTATTAGAAGTGTCCTTTTCGTGAGCTCCTGCAACTTGAGTAAAGAAGTTATCCGGAACATTGACTGTGAAATCCTTGCCCGCCATTTCAACAACAGTTTCAGGAGGTATTCCATGAGCATCATATAAATCTATTAACATTTCAAGAGGCATTTCAGATTTGCCTTCTTTTTTAAGTCTTTTGATTGATCTTTTAACAATGCTTTTTCCTTTTTTGACTGTTGCGGCATAACGCTCTTCTTCCAAGGTAATGATATTCATGATATGTTCTTCTGAGTCACGAATTTCAGGGTAAAATTTAGATAGGAAATCCAGTTGAATGGCCATTACATCAGCCAATGATTCCTTCATGTTCAAATCCTTCATGAACCTGATTGTTCTTCTTAACACCAAACGTGCAAGGTAACCCTCTTTAACATTGGAAGGGATAATGCCATCAGCAATCATGAAAGCCAAACATCTGGTATGGTCTGCAATGATATAGATTGCTTCCATCGGTTCAGCTGCTTTTAAATAATCTTCCAAGGAAAGGTTTAAGCTGTCCGCCACTTGCTGCCTTAATTCCTTTAAATCACCTATATCTTCGATATCCATCATTCCTGCAATCTGGGCGTTTCTTCCCTGGATATCCTCATTGATTTCAACACCAGTCAATTCTTTCAATTTATCAACAACAGGTGCAAAACATGCATCATAGGCAGTTGGAGTTCCCTGTGAAATCCATGCAATACGTTCGAGACCATAACCAGTATCAACAACCTTGATTGGAATTTCCTTTTTGTCCCCGTTTTCAAGGGTTTCATATTGGATGAAAACCAATGTTGCAAGTTCCACCCCTCTGCAGCAGACTTCGTAGCATGGCCCTTCGTTACCTCCGCCGCTCCACCATGATTTGATGAATGTAATCTCTTCAGTGTTGATGCCAATGTGTTCAAAGAATTTATGACACAATTCGATTGTACGGTCTTCCCAGTAAATGAAATCATCTTCCTTGTTGATTACAGTATGGGTTCCCATTGTAAAGCAGGTCATGTGACGGCCTGTTCTTCCGACATTGTCAACATCATTAAGTCTGATTGAAGGTTGAGCCATTTCAATAGGATTTGCAGGTGGCTTAACAAGGCCTGAGGTAATCCATGGCTGGAAACAGAAGATTGATGCGCCAACTAAAAATACGTCATCTCTCCATCTTTTTGCAAGTACTGGGTACCTGTGGACATGTGTATGTCCTTCGCTTTCTAAAAATTCTCTAAAAACTTTCTGGATTTCATATAAATTGTATGGCTTATCAGTAGCAGGATTTGCAATAAACTCATACTCATCACATGGAGCATCTCCACAAGTATCCCTATCAACTTGGGAGTAAAACTCCTGTCCGCAAGTTTTACATGTTTGTTTTTTATAACCAAGTTCATCAAAAATTTCTACCATATGAATCAGTTCTAATCATTTATTAGTATAAAATATGTTTTTTGTTTAATAAATAATTAATGAAAATCAATTAATGATTACTTAAAAGCTTTCCAAATTCCAGGATAAAAAACATTGAAAAACAGCAAATACACAATTAAAAAAATCAAGAGAAATAAACTTAAAAATCAGATAATTAGTAAAAATAGTCAATTAACAAAAAAAAGAATAAAAAAAAGAAAGGTGATAGATTTAAAAAATCTATCCGAAGAGAGCACCTAATCCAGCTGCTGCTTCTTCTTCAGAAGCTTCTTCTTCTTCCTCTTCTTCTTCCTCTTCTTCTTCAGCTGCTTCAGCTGCTGCAGGAGCTGCAGCTGCAGGAGCTGCGGATGCAACAGCTGCGGTTTCGATAGCTTCTTCGATGTCAACATCTTCTAAAGCTGCGATTAATGCTTTAATTCTAGCATCATCAGCGTCGATACCTGCTGCTTCAATAATACCTTTAACATTTTCTTCGTTAATATCTTTTTCTGCACTGTGCAAAATCATTGCCGCATATATATATTCCATGTTATCACCATTAGTTTTTTAAAGTGTTAGTTATTAAATAATAAAAATTTTAATTAATTAATTTAACCGAAGAGAGCTCCTAACCCAGCTGCTGCTTCTTCTTCACTACTTTCTTCTTCTTCCTCTTCTTCCTCTTCTTCAACAACTTCCTCTTCTACTACTGGAGCAGCTGCTACAGCAACATTAGAAAGTTTATCTGCTAATTCATCGTCAATTGCGCCTTCAGTATCAGCAATTGCAGAAGCAATAGCTAACATTCTAGCGTTAACAAGACCAAGAATTGGTTCTGAAGTTTTGGAAGTTAATATAGCTCCTTCTACACCAACGCTGACAGCTCTGGTATGTGCGAGAGACAATATTGTGGAAATAGTTTTTGTAGTAGGTATAGCTGCATTAACAGACAAGTTGAATGCACCTGAAAATGCTTTTTGTACATCTGCTAATGTTTGTTCTTCGTCGATTGCAAGTACATCGGAAGTATAAACAGATCCTTCTTCGTATACTGCTTTTAAATCAATTCCTACTTCCATCGGATTAATATCCATTCTTGCCAAGGTAGCTGCTACTTGTTTAGATACTTCATCACCTGCTGCAACAACAACAGTTTCTTTTTGTACGCAGATTTTACCTTTATCAATTTTTGCAGGAATTCCAACTTGTTGTAATTCACCTAAGAATGGCCCTGGTTCAAATCCAGTGTCCCCTTCAGGTACAATAATATCATCAGGAGCAATAGTTCCTGGTTTTGCAGGAGCTGATGTTTTGCTGTCTTCTAATATTTTGAACAATTTGAAAGGGTTCATTTCGGTTGCAATAATTGCAACTTGACCATCCATATGTCCAGATAAATCAACAATGTTGTTTTTATCAGCATTACAATCTTCAAGAGCTAAATCAATGAGATTCTTTTTAGACATTCTGATAACAGCTTTTTCGTTGAGGGATTTCCTCATTTCTTGGAGCTGTTTTGCAGGAATGTTCATTAAATCCACAATACCAATAACATCGTATTGATTAATGATTTCTGAAAGCTCTTTAACTTCTTCCTTTTTCCATTCAGCAACATGAGCCATTAGATCACCCTCACTACTGGTCCCATAGTTGTTTTTATAAACATGGACTTGATTTGACTTCTTCCTTTTTCTAAATTGCGGTCTAGGACTGTAAGAACAGTTTCAATGTTTTCAGCTATGTCTTCGTCTGACATGTCTTGGCTTCCAACAACAATTTGAACACTAGCTTGTTGTTTTACACCAACTTTAACAGTACTTTGTAATCTTTCTAAAAGAGGGTCAAGTTTGATACTTGCAGGCACTGGTTTTGGCATTTTTCCACGAGGACCAAGAACTGGACCTAAGAATCTACCAACGAGTGGCATCATATCAGCTTGAGCTACAAAGAAATCAACAGAATTTGCTGCTTTTTTAGCGGATTTTCTGTCTTTTCCAAACTCTTCTAAATCACTTTTGTTGATTACAAGATCGAGACCAGCATTTTTAGCTTGAACAATGAGTTCCCCATCAGCTATGACTCCGATTTTAACATCTTTGCCACGGCCGTTAGGAAGAGTAACTTCCTCATTAAACCTATTTTCTGGCTTTTTGACATCTAAGTCACGGATATTAATAATAATATCTACGGACTCAGTGAAGTTTCTCGGCTTTGATTGTTCTTTAGCCTCCTTCACCGCGTTAACTACATCTTGTGTCATATTCATCCCCCATGAACATTATTGTTCAATGGTTTACATTTGGTTTCATGAGAATCGATTACTAAGAAAAAAATTCTTAAACGATTGCATGAATTAAAAACAGTATATCAATTATAATCGCAATTATAACATCATATACACTGTATTTATTAACTTAATTAAATTTTAAAAAATGATATCTATTCTGCTAAGATATCATCATATTCTCCAGCATCTACAGCTTTTTGTGCTTCTCTTGGGTCTTTACCATCAACAGATAATCCCATACTTACACAGGTTCCCATAACTTCTTTAACACCTGCTTTGTAATCATTTGCAAGTAATGAATCGAATTTCATTCTGGTAATTTTTAAAGCAGTTTCAATAGGTAAGTCATTTACAATGTCTAAACCTGGTTCGTGAGAAGCTTTTTCGATGCCTAATTCCTCCATGATAAGTGCAGTTGTTGGTGGAGTACCGATTTCAATTTCGAAATCTTTAGTATCTCTATCAATGGTAACTTTAACAGGCACTTTCATTCCTGCAAAGTCAGCGCTTTTTTTGTTGATTTCTTCAACAACTTGCATCATGTTAATACCGAAAGGTCCTAAAGCAGGTCCTAATGGTGGTCCTGGAGTAGCAGTTCCACCTTCGATAAGAACTTCGACTGTATCTTTAGCCATCAGTCAGCCTCCTTTTGAATTATTCTAATTTGATCAGCTTTAACAGTAACCGGAATTGGTACTGCTGCTTCTATTAACTCAAGGACGACTTCTTCACGTGATTCATCAATACGAACCACTTTCGCCCTTTCACCTTTGAACGGTCCAGAAATAAGCTCAACAATACTTCCTTTCTGAATTGAGGAAATAATTGGCTCTGGTTTCAAGAATCTTTTTACTTCTTCGAAAGTAATACCAACACTACCTTCTACAACCCCTCTTAAATGTTGTACTTTTAAGTCAGGATTTCTGAGATCTATTTTTGTTGATGATTCAACTAAAATATACCCTTTTAAAGATTCTGGAACAAGAATTGATGAAATGCCTATGCCATCAATAGTTCTGGCCTTACGAGCAAGCAACCTGGCAACATTCCTTTCTTGACCTGCAGAGGTTTTAAGAGCATATATGGAACTATTAGTATCTTCCATGAAAAATTCACCTATTTTTACTAGTTAATAAAATCATACATTAAGTTAAAAGTTATTTGAAGCCTGCAATATAATTGCAGATTCTTAGGTAATTCACAAAATTGTGAAAATTGACTAAGCTATCCCCCAGCTTCCCTAGGTTCTAATAATATCAATAGCTTATAGATTTTACTTGACAGTGAAAATCTAAAACAAGATAAAATTATTACAAAATTTTATTATAATTGCCTTGGATTAAAAGAGATGATTAATAGGTTTATAATCCTATTAATGAACCGAGTAAAACTATTACAAAACCCATTACACCAATAATAACTACACCAATTGCAGAAACTTTAGCAAGTTCTCTATATTCTTGTGCATCAGGTTTTCTAGATACTTTTAATACTCTTTTACTGTCTTTAACAAATTTATCAAAACGTTCTTGTACATTCATTTTAAATACCCAAAATTAAAAAAACTATGAAGTCATAGTTTAATGAATTATAATAAAATAATAGTAATAAAATAATTTATAATTTAAACATTAATAAATGTTTGCATTTTTCAAAAAAAATAATAAGATAGAATTAGAAAATTCCATCAATAAAATCATCTAGTTGATCACTAGCTGCATCTGATTCTGAAACATCATTAGTATATTCGATATCTGGCTCATTATCAGAGTCATAATCAGATTTAATGCCTGAAACAACCACAGTGGTCCTAACAGTATTTTGAAGACTTTCATCAATTTGAGTACCCCAAATAATGTTAGCTTCAGGATCCAATTTATCAGCAACAACTTGGACAATTTTTTCAGCTTCATGTAAAGTTAAGTCAGAACTACCTGATATGTTAACTAATGCACCAGTAGCGTTTGAAATATCAATATCAAGTAATGGGCTACTTAATGCTTCATGTACAGATTCCAATGCTCTGTCGCCAGAATCAGATTCACCCATACCAATCATAGCCATTCCAGAGCCACTCATGATACTTCTAATATCTGCAAAGTCTAAACTTACAAGACCTCTTTTAGTGATTAATTCAGTAATTCCTTTAACTGCTCTTCCTAAAATTTCATCAGAAACCATGAAAGCTTTATTTAAAGGTAAGTTTGGTGCAACTTCTAATAATTTATCATTAGGGATAATAATAACGGTGTCTGCAGATTCTTGAAGTTTTTCTAAACCTTGTTCCGCATTTTCCCTTCTTTTAATTCCTTCAGCAGAAAATGGTAATGTTGCAACAGCAACAGTCAATGCACCTAATTTTTTAGCTAATTTTGAAATGATGGGAGCTGAACCAGTACCTGTTCCTCCACCAAGACCGCAGGTGACAAATACCATGTCTGCACCCACTAATTCTTCTCTGATTTCATCTTCGCTTTCTTCAGCACATTCTTCACCTACAGATGGTTCTCCACCTGCACCCAATCCTTTTGAAGTTTGTCTACCTAATAATATTTTTTTACTAGATTGGCTATAAAATAAATCTTGAGCATCAGTATTTACTGCAATTGTAGTTGCTCCTTCGATACCCATTTCATTTAATCTTGAAATAGTGTTGTTACCTGCTCCACCAGCACCAACAACGAAAATTTTAGTTTTAACACCATCCATTATACTAATAAGCTCATCATCAATATCTGAGGAGATTTTTTCGGGTGTTTTTTCTTCCATTCTTTGTTCAGATTCTTTTATTGCATCATCTATAAATTTCACAAATTAACCCCACATACTCTGCTATTAAAATAATTGTTAAATATTTCTATTGCAACTAATATTTAAATGCAACTACTTTTAAGAAAATATGGAAAAAATATATTATTATAAAATATATTAATTAATCCCTAGGCATTGCAATAATTTCATGGAATTCCAAGTCAAACAAGTTTTTAGCATTGGCAGGAGTTAAAATAACTGCACTATCAACACCATGACCTCTTCCACCAATTGCAATAATTTCTTCACCAACAGGAATTAAACCTGCATCAGCAGCCATTATTGAAATTTCAGCCGCCACTTTAATACCATGGGAAAACATTCTAAAAGTATCTGCAACCACATCCAATGGAGAATATCCACCATATTTATTAGTTACACCTCTTGCAGCCCCACTAAATGCATGTAATCCAAAGTAAGTTACAATTCCTTCATCTTCTAACTTTTTAATCATTTCATCAGAAATATCAGATTCATTAGGACCGCTAAAACCACAATGATGAGTTACATTGATGATTTTAACCTGATCACCCACAGCATCTGCAAGCTTCAATGCAGATTTTCCTGATGCAGAAGCAATAACAATATGTTTAATTTGATCAGATAATTCCAATCTATCTTTAACAGCCAAAATTAATTCATCAGTATAATCATTACCTTCCTTATCAAAATATGTTATAAACTTTCTTGACATATCGACACTTCCAAAAACTTATAAAATAAAATAACTTACTATATTAATATATTAAACAACTGGTTTTAAAAAGATTTTTATGAAGAGTGATGAACTGAAAAATATAAAACATATAATAAATGGAGATTACATCGTAATTCCCATTGAAACAGGCTACATTAAACCAAATGAAAATTTAAATTCAATAATTTATCCTGCAAAAGAATTAATGGAAGATGGCGATTATTTAGTGATAGCTGAAACACCAATTTCAGTTTCACAAAATAGATTAGTGGATGAATCCAAATACAATCCGTCATTGACTGCAAAATTTCTAACAACCTTTTGGAGCAAATATCTTTGGGGATATGTTTTGGGACCTGCCTTGGGAATCAAAGAACGAACCATCAAGAATCTTCGGAAGTTGCCGGAAGAGACAAAAGCACATAAGGAAGTGGTGCTTCAGTTATATGGAATGAAGCATGCATTGAAACCTGCTTCAGAAGCAGGAATTGATTTGAGTAATGCTCCCGGAACCTACGTTTCTCTACTCCCTGAAAATCCGGAAAAGGTTGCAAAGGAAATTAAAGATGAAATAGGAAAAGACGTTTGCGTACTTATTATTGACACCGATGCAACATATATGAAAAATGGAAAATATTTTACCGGCCTTCCCATTGCAATTGATGGAATTGAAGCCGACAAGGGATTTTTCGGATACTTCAAAGGACAACTGTCAGAAAATATGGGTTCAACACCATTAGGCTGCAGTGAAAAAATCAGCGTTGAAGAAGGTTTGAAAATTGCCAATATTGCAGAAGACTATCAGAAATCACTTTCCACAGAAATGAAAACAATACATAGTGTAAAAGCCGTTTTAGGCACAGAAATGGATGAAGTAACCGTTGAAGCATTGGATTCAATTACCCACACCCCCGCAGTGATTATCCGAAAAAGACAATTATAAACCACACCCTCAAGATAATGCCAAAATATGGACATTCAAGAAAAATTTTATATTAAATATTTTATATAAATAGAAATGCTTAAACAATAATATGAAACGATTATTTTTTAAGAGTTAAACTTAAAGGATTGGTCTTGATGAAAATAGATACGTTAGGTAAATATAGGAATTTCTTATTGCCCTTGGCAGATTGTATTGCCATCATTTTAGGGTACTATTTTGCATCTGTATTGATTACAGATTCATTTTTAATGAATCCCACAAGTGCAGTTACAAGAAATGAACTTATAATCAGTATAATATTGGCGATTATAATTTTCCAGAGTGTTTTTAGAGTTACAAAAAGATACTCCAATATTGTCAGATACGAAAATAATCAAGACTATATAATATACATACTCCTTTCAATCGTTTCAATACTAATCGTATCCGTAATTGAAGAGCTCATATTAAAAATGAAAAACCCTTCAATCAAATTTAATTTGGCTGTGAGCCTTATTATCGGTATTATCATAATAGTAATACGTTTGGTTATAAAATATATGTTATTATCAGATATTGCCAATAAAGAAATAAATTACACTCCTGAAAACAAAAAGAAACTATTAATCATCGGAGGAGGCTATTCAGCAAACGACATAATAGGCACATTGAATACTACACTAAAAGGAAGATATGAAATTATAGGAATCATCGACGATAACAGAAAACGTGTAGGATACTCTGTTGCAGGAGTAAGAATCATAGGTACCAGAAACGACATTGAAAGAATCTGTGAGAAATACAATATCGATTCAATCTTCTTTACCATAGTGAATATTGACAATAAAAATAAAAAGGAAATTCTTGAAATCTGCAGCAAGACAGGTGCTGAAATCAAAGTTCTGCCAAGTTTAAAGGAATTGATTACCCAAGAAAATCTCTACAGCAGCCTAAGAGATGTTGAAATTGAAGATTTGCTTGGAAGAGACCCTATTGAACTCGACAATAACAATATTAAAAGCCTAATCCATGGCAAAACCGTTTTGGTGACAGGCGGAGGAGGATCCATCGGTGAAGAGTTATGCAGACAGATAATGCTGCATGATCCAAAGCAATTATTAATGTTAGACATTTATGAAAACAGTTTATATAATATTGAATTGGAATTAAAAGGAAAATATCCCAATAGCGATATCAAAGCAATCATTGCAAATATTAGGGATGAACAGAGAATGTTTGACTTATTTGAAGAATTTTCTCCAGAAGTCGTTTTCCATGCCGCAGCACATAAGCACGTGCCACTAATGGAAAACAATCCTTCAGAAGCTGTTAAAAATAATGTGTTTGGAACATATAATCTAGTGAACGCATGTGACAAGTATAAAACAAAACGATTCATTTTAATCTCAACAGACAAAGCGGTCAATCCGACAAATGTAATGGGCGCAACCAAAAGAATGTGTGAAATGATTATACAAGCAAAAGACAAAGAAAGTGAAACCGAATATGTTGCCGTTCGTTTCGGAAATGTCTTAGGAAGTAACGGGTCCGTAGTGCCATTATTCAAAAGGCAAATCAAGGAGGGAGGTCCTGTAACCGTAACCCACAAAGACATTACAAGATTCTTTATGACAATACCTGAAGCCGTGGCTTTAGTATTACAGTCAATAACCTATGCAAAAGGTGGGGAAATCTTCGTATTGAATATGGGTGAGCCAGTTAAAATTTATGACCTTGCAAAAAGTCTTATTGAATTGTCCGGATTGAAACTAGGCACAGACATAGATATTGAGATAACCGGCTTAAGACCTGGAGAAAAGATATATGAAGAACTATTGATGGATGAGGAAAATCTTGAAAAGACCAATCACGAGAAGATATTTATTACAGAGCCAATGAACTTTACAATGGACGATATCCAAGTTAAATTAGATTCATTGCAATATTTGATTGATAATGACATAACCGACAAGGAACAAATCAAAAACACATTAAAAGAATGTGTTCCTACTTATAAAAGTCCTGAAGAAATTAACGGAGATAAAATATGAATATACCATTTTCACCCCCAGACATTACAGATGAAGAAATTGAAGAAGTAGTTGAAGCTTTAAAATCAGGTTGGATTACAACCGGACCAAAAACAAAAGAATTTGAAAGAAAAATAAGCGAGTACTGTGACACTGACAAGACCGTTTGTTTAAGCGCAGCAACTACCGCTTTAGAAATGACCTTGAGATTATTGGGCATTGGCAAAGGCGATGAAGTAATTGTACCTGCATATACCTACACTGCAACATGCAGCGTCATTTGTCATGTTGGAGCCACCCCAATAATGATTGACAGTCAAAAAGACAGAGAAGAAATGGATTATTCATTAATGGCAGATGCAATTACTGATAAAACAAAAGCAATAATTCCTGTTGACATTGCAGGAATATTATGCGATTATGATAAGATATTCGAAATAATTGAAGATAAAAAAGAATTATTTGAAGCCAACAATGAAATCCAGGAAATTTTTAACAGAATCATTGTTGTTGCAGACTCCGCTCACGGTTTTGGAGCAATAAAAGAAGGTAAAAAATCAGGAAGCTTAGCTGACTTCACATGCTTTTCATTCCATGCAGTTAAAAACCTGACAACCGCCG
Coding sequences:
- a CDS encoding protein translocase SEC61 complex subunit gamma, with amino-acid sequence MNVQERFDKFVKDSKRVLKVSRKPDAQEYRELAKVSAIGVVIIGVMGFVIVLLGSLIGL
- a CDS encoding 50S ribosomal protein L11, which produces MAKDTVEVLIEGGTATPGPPLGPALGPFGINMMQVVEEINKKSADFAGMKVPVKVTIDRDTKDFEIEIGTPPTTALIMEELGIEKASHEPGLDIVNDLPIETALKITRMKFDSLLANDYKAGVKEVMGTCVSMGLSVDGKDPREAQKAVDAGEYDDILAE
- a CDS encoding transcription elongation factor Spt5 encodes the protein MEDTNSSIYALKTSAGQERNVARLLARKARTIDGIGISSILVPESLKGYILVESSTKIDLRNPDLKVQHLRGVVEGSVGITFEEVKRFLKPEPIISSIQKGSIVELISGPFKGERAKVVRIDESREEVVLELIEAAVPIPVTVKADQIRIIQKEAD
- a CDS encoding 50S ribosomal protein L10: MAHVAEWKKEEVKELSEIINQYDVIGIVDLMNIPAKQLQEMRKSLNEKAVIRMSKKNLIDLALEDCNADKNNIVDLSGHMDGQVAIIATEMNPFKLFKILEDSKTSAPAKPGTIAPDDIIVPEGDTGFEPGPFLGELQQVGIPAKIDKGKICVQKETVVVAAGDEVSKQVAATLARMDINPMEVGIDLKAVYEEGSVYTSDVLAIDEEQTLADVQKAFSGAFNLSVNAAIPTTKTISTILSLAHTRAVSVGVEGAILTSKTSEPILGLVNARMLAIASAIADTEGAIDDELADKLSNVAVAAAPVVEEEVVEEEEEEEEEESSEEEAAAGLGALFG
- a CDS encoding 50S ribosomal protein L1; the protein is MTQDVVNAVKEAKEQSKPRNFTESVDIIINIRDLDVKKPENRFNEEVTLPNGRGKDVKIGVIADGELIVQAKNAGLDLVINKSDLEEFGKDRKSAKKAANSVDFFVAQADMMPLVGRFLGPVLGPRGKMPKPVPASIKLDPLLERLQSTVKVGVKQQASVQIVVGSQDMSDEDIAENIETVLTVLDRNLEKGRSQIKSMFIKTTMGPVVRVI
- the alaS gene encoding alanine--tRNA ligase, with product MVEIFDELGYKKQTCKTCGQEFYSQVDRDTCGDAPCDEYEFIANPATDKPYNLYEIQKVFREFLESEGHTHVHRYPVLAKRWRDDVFLVGASIFCFQPWITSGLVKPPANPIEMAQPSIRLNDVDNVGRTGRHMTCFTMGTHTVINKEDDFIYWEDRTIELCHKFFEHIGINTEEITFIKSWWSGGGNEGPCYEVCCRGVELATLVFIQYETLENGDKKEIPIKVVDTGYGLERIAWISQGTPTAYDACFAPVVDKLKELTGVEINEDIQGRNAQIAGMMDIEDIGDLKELRQQVADSLNLSLEDYLKAAEPMEAIYIIADHTRCLAFMIADGIIPSNVKEGYLARLVLRRTIRFMKDLNMKESLADVMAIQLDFLSKFYPEIRDSEEHIMNIITLEEERYAATVKKGKSIVKRSIKRLKKEGKSEMPLEMLIDLYDAHGIPPETVVEMAGKDFTVNVPDNFFTQVAGAHEKDTSNKKSTFELDFPETDLLFYKDFYQKEFEAEILGVVEKDGDKCLIFDKTVFYPEGGGQPSDIGLVSIDGNDINMKHAEKIDNVVLHHVDEDISDDVVGKKVTGKLDWTRRITLARHHTGTHLVIAAARKVLGQHVWQAGSQNGLTRARIDLSHYKRITQEELNEIEKLANEYVMDNIDLDIQFHTRDEAQELYGFVLYQGGIVPGKMIRVVKVPGVDVQACAGTHVLRTGVVGPIKINKTERVQDGVERIDFSAGLAAIDSMQHDNELLRESSAIFKVENNQLPKTCDRFFSEWKSQKNEIDRLKSEIASLKMNSLADDFVEINGLKVISEKMETDIKELQKIATDFTDNGKADVVIMGNGDGKIVGAASQNAIDNDIKINKIIKTAAGVLGGGGGGRLTLAQGAGKNADKMDEAIQTAVNLIKG
- the rpl12p gene encoding 50S ribosomal protein P1, whose protein sequence is MEYIYAAMILHSAEKDINEENVKGIIEAAGIDADDARIKALIAALEDVDIEEAIETAAVASAAPAAAAPAAAEAAEEEEEEEEEEEEASEEEAAAGLGALFG